Proteins encoded by one window of Lutibacter sp. A64:
- a CDS encoding NAD-dependent epimerase/dehydratase family protein has translation MNLDNKKKVLITGMAGFIGHHLAKLLLKNNFTVVGLDNINNYYDVNLKLARLKDLGFNTSEIAYNTLLKTGDISFIKLDLTDLDNLKQLFKEQQFNYVVNLAAQAGVRYSLENPQSYVDSNITGFLNILESCRAYPVEHLVFASSSSVYGLSEDIPFKEDNCTDHPLAIYAASKKANEMMAHSYANLFNVPATGLRFFTVYGPWGRPDMALHIFTKAMVEDKEFEVFNNGDMSRDFTYVGDIVESIKRLLPLAPKENNPAFNPKKPTSSKSSKAYQIFNIGNNSPVALMDYVKALEKVLNKKGKIIFKPMQPGDVKSTYANVESLFNYIDFKPKTTIEEGVKAFVEKYLELENKK, from the coding sequence ATGAATTTAGATAATAAAAAGAAAGTACTTATTACTGGAATGGCTGGTTTTATTGGTCATCATTTGGCTAAATTATTACTAAAAAACAATTTTACAGTTGTAGGTTTAGATAATATTAATAATTATTACGATGTAAACTTAAAGCTAGCTCGTTTAAAAGATTTGGGTTTTAACACTTCAGAAATAGCATACAACACACTTTTAAAAACAGGTGATATCTCTTTTATAAAATTAGATTTAACCGATTTAGATAATTTAAAACAATTATTTAAAGAACAACAATTTAATTATGTTGTTAATTTGGCAGCACAAGCAGGTGTACGTTATTCGTTAGAAAACCCACAATCGTACGTAGATAGTAATATTACAGGGTTTTTAAATATTTTAGAAAGTTGTAGAGCGTATCCTGTAGAACATTTAGTATTTGCTTCATCAAGTTCTGTTTATGGCTTAAGCGAAGACATTCCTTTTAAAGAAGATAATTGTACAGACCACCCGTTAGCAATTTATGCTGCAAGTAAAAAAGCGAATGAAATGATGGCACATTCGTATGCCAATTTATTTAATGTTCCTGCAACTGGATTACGTTTCTTTACAGTTTACGGACCTTGGGGAAGACCAGATATGGCCTTGCATATTTTTACAAAAGCAATGGTTGAAGATAAAGAATTTGAAGTTTTTAACAATGGTGATATGAGTAGAGATTTTACTTATGTAGGCGATATTGTTGAAAGTATAAAACGATTATTACCTTTAGCTCCAAAAGAAAACAACCCTGCATTTAATCCTAAAAAACCAACTTCTTCTAAAAGTTCAAAAGCATATCAAATTTTTAATATTGGAAATAATAGTCCTGTAGCTTTAATGGACTATGTAAAAGCTTTAGAAAAAGTATTAAATAAAAAAGGAAAAATTATATTTAAACCAATGCAACCTGGTGATGTAAAATCTACCTATGCAAATGTTGAAAGCTTATTTAATTATATAGATTTTAAACCTAAAACTACTATAGAAGAAGGTGTAAAAGCATTTGTTGAAAAATATTTAGAATTGGAAAATAAAAAATAG
- a CDS encoding MarC family protein: MTEINDLYTFGLLAFTAFFTIINPLGTMPIFMSMTSTLNKQRRKQTAKKATLVAFFTIIAFAFSGQVLFNFFGISVNSFRVVGGLIFFMMGWDMLQARLGQFKHTKEEDEIDAYVEDISITPLAIPMICGPGAISNAIILMEDAHTISQKIVLISIIGFVLLLTYIILIGASKISDKLGSTGNKVMMRLMGLIVMVIAVEFFFSGLKPIILGILEH; the protein is encoded by the coding sequence ATGACTGAAATTAACGATTTATATACATTTGGTTTACTGGCTTTTACGGCATTTTTCACCATTATAAACCCTTTGGGTACAATGCCTATTTTTATGTCTATGACTTCTACGTTAAATAAACAACGAAGAAAACAAACGGCTAAAAAAGCAACTTTAGTGGCTTTTTTCACCATTATTGCATTCGCGTTTTCAGGTCAGGTATTGTTTAACTTTTTTGGTATTTCTGTAAATAGTTTTAGAGTTGTTGGTGGTTTAATATTTTTTATGATGGGTTGGGATATGTTACAAGCCAGATTAGGACAATTTAAACACACAAAAGAAGAAGATGAAATTGATGCTTACGTTGAAGATATTTCTATTACCCCACTAGCTATTCCTATGATTTGTGGCCCAGGAGCAATTAGTAATGCAATTATTTTAATGGAAGATGCACATACTATTTCTCAAAAAATAGTTTTAATTTCTATAATAGGTTTTGTACTTTTACTAACCTATATAATTTTAATTGGTGCAAGCAAAATAAGTGATAAATTAGGCTCTACAGGAAACAAAGTAATGATGCGTTTGATGGGGTTAATAGTTATGGTAATTGCTGTAGAATTTTTCTTTAGTGGCTTAAAACCAATTATTCTTGGAATATTAGAACATTAA
- the mtaB gene encoding tRNA (N(6)-L-threonylcarbamoyladenosine(37)-C(2))-methylthiotransferase MtaB gives MSTQKKVAFYTLGCKLNFSETSTIARNFQNEGFKRVEFEEKADIYVINTCSVTDNADKRFKSIVKNALKKNENAFLIAIGCYAQLKPEELAAVDGVDMVLGATEKFKVTDYINDLSKNEMGEVHSCEIEEADFYVGSYSIGDRTRAFLKVQDGCDYKCTYCTIPLARGISRSDALENVLKNAQEISEKGIKEIVLTGVNIGDYGKGEFGNKKHEHTFFQLVEALDTVEGIHRLRISSIEPNLLTNETIDFVSKSNSFVPHFHIPLQSGSDTLLKLMKRRYLKDTYTNRVEAIKKIMPNACIGVDVIVGFPGETDELFLETYNYLNELDISYLHVFTYSERPNTEAIKMDGVVAKRTRTKHSKMLRGLSVKKRRAFYESQIGNKLTVLFESENKEGFIHGFTENYVKVKTPWNPELVNTLHEIKLTKIDEDGIVRFEWVNVPQLN, from the coding sequence ATGAGCACACAAAAAAAAGTAGCATTTTACACACTAGGTTGTAAACTAAATTTTTCTGAAACTTCTACCATTGCGCGTAACTTTCAAAATGAAGGTTTTAAACGTGTAGAATTTGAAGAAAAGGCTGATATATATGTAATTAATACGTGTTCTGTAACCGATAACGCAGACAAACGTTTTAAATCAATTGTTAAAAATGCACTAAAGAAAAATGAAAATGCTTTTTTAATTGCAATTGGTTGTTACGCCCAGTTAAAACCAGAAGAATTAGCTGCAGTTGATGGTGTAGATATGGTTTTAGGTGCTACTGAAAAATTTAAGGTTACCGATTATATTAACGACTTGTCTAAAAATGAAATGGGCGAAGTGCATTCGTGTGAAATTGAAGAAGCCGATTTTTATGTAGGTTCATATTCAATTGGTGATAGAACACGCGCCTTTCTAAAAGTTCAAGATGGTTGCGATTATAAATGCACCTATTGTACCATACCTTTAGCTCGTGGAATTTCTAGAAGTGATGCTTTAGAAAATGTATTGAAAAATGCACAAGAAATTTCAGAAAAAGGAATTAAAGAAATTGTACTTACTGGTGTAAATATTGGTGATTATGGTAAAGGTGAATTTGGAAATAAAAAACACGAACACACCTTTTTTCAATTAGTAGAAGCATTGGATACGGTTGAAGGTATTCACCGTTTACGAATCTCTTCAATAGAACCAAATTTATTGACAAATGAAACTATAGATTTTGTTTCAAAATCCAATAGTTTTGTACCACATTTTCACATTCCATTACAAAGCGGTAGCGATACATTATTAAAATTAATGAAACGCCGCTATTTAAAAGATACATACACCAATAGAGTTGAAGCAATAAAGAAAATAATGCCAAATGCTTGTATTGGCGTTGATGTAATTGTTGGTTTTCCTGGAGAAACTGATGAATTATTTTTAGAAACCTACAACTATTTAAATGAATTAGACATTTCATATTTACATGTGTTCACCTATTCTGAAAGGCCAAATACAGAGGCTATTAAAATGGATGGTGTAGTCGCTAAAAGAACACGAACAAAACACAGTAAAATGCTTAGAGGTTTATCTGTTAAAAAAAGAAGAGCTTTTTATGAAAGTCAGATAGGTAATAAATTAACTGTTTTATTTGAAAGTGAAAATAAAGAAGGTTTTATTCACGGATTTACCGAAAATTATGTAAAAGTAAAAACTCCGTGGAACCCAGAATTGGTAAATACACTTCATGAAATTAAACTAACAAAAATAGATGAAGACGGAATTGTACGTTTTGAATGGGTAAATGTGCCTCAATTAAATTAA
- a CDS encoding DUF748 domain-containing protein codes for MQSKKKLIIGGLVLLILITIFLLLSPAGIKNYVIKNSKSLVGRQIDIDKLNLNYFTGTIKLIDFKMFENDGTTEFIKFDTLILNTEPYKYINNKIVIEQFLLSGLTVNTIQKDSIFNFNDLLEFYKSEPDTLQTKEEDLEPIKYYLNNLELKGANFIYNDKNINQITTIEDFSFFIPFIGWNQTEKTNADLKFSLNEDSTLKTKININPIDGEFDSDLIISNLHLNSFYNYIAPYAEINSFEGQLNSHLKIEGNIYDALKSIVSGNISIQDFEITDTSNKKFITAKEIGTQLQKIDYINNSYTIDSLYINEPYTYFKLDSISNNFSKVFKLNDTTKVEEIATENSTTDTIQETFQKNKLYYAINHFNMTNGLIDFNDNSSSEKFNYLLSSIQINSDSISNDSELITVNSNLVLNEKGKLNTELNVNPSTLKFDSDLNIDNLYLDTFYNYITPFAEINSFKGQVNTEIKIKGNFNDALKSTVSGNVSVNNFEMTDTSNKKFIAAKNIDAQLQNIDYTNNLYKLKSLTINEPYTYFQLDSITNNFFKIFKLDETRNTENVENSQKKAKENELYYAIKKLNVSKGQLDYSDNLTGEKFDYHLSNIQIDTDSIYSNFDLINIYSNMRLNKRGKLNAKLSINPTDFKNAEIAITVERFLLSDINIYSRYYMGHDILEGDFFYNTKTNITDGNLTSENKLLVKNASVSSTAKGLNKLPLKFALFLLKDKNGDVELDVPVRGDLNDPSVNISGIVWTTFKNLILKTVASPVNFLADFIGVEPKELEEIELNYTDTIPSTKNQQQLNKLIDLETKKKGLKIELLHFVDLNLQKEAVALKTIGAQFNAETQKDYIKNDNQFKNYLIAKTAPDTLSVKDAVLKLSANINLDSIVSTNNSKLLKNTKAYLIEKNPFTRIKVLTADPKEPEHLGSKSKFNIKYNLLEDRIKIKKDSL; via the coding sequence ATGCAATCTAAAAAAAAACTGATAATTGGCGGATTAGTTTTACTAATTCTAATAACAATATTTCTATTACTATCTCCTGCTGGTATTAAAAATTACGTTATAAAAAACAGTAAATCTCTTGTTGGAAGACAAATTGATATTGATAAATTGAATTTAAATTATTTTACTGGTACTATAAAGCTTATCGATTTTAAAATGTTTGAAAACGATGGCACTACAGAATTTATAAAATTTGACACCTTAATTTTAAATACTGAACCCTATAAATACATAAATAACAAAATTGTTATTGAACAGTTTTTACTCTCTGGTTTAACAGTTAATACCATTCAAAAAGATAGTATTTTTAATTTTAATGATTTATTAGAATTTTATAAATCTGAACCAGATACACTTCAAACTAAAGAAGAAGACCTTGAACCTATTAAGTATTATTTAAATAATCTTGAACTTAAAGGTGCAAACTTTATTTATAATGATAAAAATATTAATCAAATAACAACTATTGAAGATTTTTCTTTCTTTATTCCTTTTATTGGCTGGAATCAAACAGAAAAAACAAATGCTGATTTAAAATTTAGTTTAAACGAAGATAGCACACTTAAAACTAAAATAAATATAAATCCTATTGATGGAGAATTTGATTCTGATTTAATCATCAGCAATTTGCACTTAAATTCGTTTTACAATTATATTGCACCTTATGCTGAAATAAATAGTTTTGAAGGTCAATTAAATTCGCATCTTAAAATTGAAGGTAATATTTACGATGCTTTAAAATCGATTGTATCTGGAAATATTTCTATACAGGATTTTGAAATAACAGACACTTCAAACAAAAAATTTATTACAGCTAAAGAAATAGGAACTCAATTGCAAAAAATTGATTATATCAACAATTCTTACACTATAGATTCTTTATATATAAATGAACCTTACACCTATTTTAAATTAGATTCCATATCTAATAATTTTTCAAAAGTGTTTAAATTAAACGATACTACTAAAGTTGAAGAAATAGCAACTGAAAATAGTACAACAGATACAATTCAAGAAACTTTTCAAAAAAACAAATTGTATTATGCCATAAATCATTTTAATATGACCAATGGACTAATAGATTTTAATGACAATTCTAGCAGTGAAAAATTCAACTATCTCTTAAGTTCAATTCAAATAAATTCTGATAGTATTTCTAATGATTCTGAATTAATAACTGTCAATTCTAATTTAGTTTTAAATGAAAAGGGAAAACTAAATACAGAGCTAAACGTAAATCCTTCAACCTTAAAATTTGATTCAGACTTAAACATTGATAATTTATACTTAGATACATTTTACAATTATATTACCCCTTTTGCTGAAATAAATAGTTTTAAAGGTCAAGTAAATACTGAAATTAAAATTAAAGGTAATTTTAACGATGCTTTAAAATCAACAGTATCTGGAAATGTATCTGTAAATAATTTTGAAATGACTGACACTTCAAATAAGAAATTTATTGCAGCTAAAAACATTGACGCTCAACTTCAAAATATAGATTATACCAACAATTTATACAAATTAAAGTCTTTAACAATAAATGAACCTTATACGTATTTTCAATTAGATTCTATAACCAATAATTTTTTTAAAATATTTAAACTTGATGAAACAAGGAATACAGAAAACGTAGAAAACAGTCAAAAAAAGGCTAAAGAAAACGAACTGTATTATGCTATAAAAAAACTTAATGTTTCTAAAGGACAATTGGATTATTCTGATAATTTAACCGGAGAAAAATTCGATTATCATTTAAGTAATATTCAAATAGATACAGATAGTATTTATAGCAATTTTGACTTGATTAATATCTATTCTAATATGCGCTTAAACAAGCGAGGAAAACTTAACGCCAAATTAAGTATAAACCCTACAGACTTTAAAAATGCAGAAATAGCTATTACTGTAGAAAGGTTTTTATTGTCAGATATCAATATTTATTCTCGGTATTATATGGGACACGATATTTTAGAAGGTGATTTTTTCTACAATACTAAAACAAATATTACCGACGGCAATTTAACCAGCGAAAACAAATTATTAGTAAAAAATGCTTCGGTTTCAAGTACAGCAAAAGGCTTAAATAAGCTTCCTTTAAAATTTGCGCTGTTTCTTTTAAAAGATAAAAATGGAGATGTTGAATTAGATGTACCTGTACGTGGTGATTTAAACGACCCGTCAGTAAATATTAGTGGAATTGTTTGGACAACTTTTAAAAATCTAATTTTAAAAACTGTTGCTAGTCCCGTTAACTTTTTAGCAGATTTTATTGGTGTTGAACCTAAAGAATTAGAAGAAATTGAATTGAATTATACAGATACCATTCCTAGTACAAAGAACCAACAGCAATTAAATAAACTTATAGATTTAGAGACCAAAAAGAAAGGACTTAAAATTGAATTATTACATTTTGTAGATTTAAACCTTCAAAAAGAAGCTGTTGCTCTAAAAACTATAGGTGCACAATTTAATGCAGAAACTCAGAAAGATTATATAAAAAACGACAATCAATTTAAAAATTATTTAATAGCTAAAACCGCCCCAGATACATTAAGTGTAAAAGACGCCGTTTTAAAATTAAGTGCTAACATAAATTTAGATTCTATAGTTTCTACAAATAATTCTAAATTATTAAAAAATACCAAGGCTTATTTAATTGAGAAAAATCCTTTTACTAGAATTAAAGTTTTAACTGCAGACCCTAAAGAACCTGAACATTTAGGTTCAAAATCTAAATTTAACATTAAGTACAATCTGTTAGAAGATCGCATTAAAATAAAAAAAGATTCTCTTTAG
- a CDS encoding alpha/beta hydrolase, translating to MEQKKTHIYFVPGLAASSKIFEFLKFPEDSFKLHFLEWLLPVSEKEKIEDYAKRMCNLVTKENPVLVGVSFGGIIVQEMSKHIQVKKIILISSVKNKYELPKRLKLIKNTKAYKLFPSHSIKNFEDFSSYAFGDFAKKRVKLYKEYLSVRNANYLDWSIYNVLHWKQEETLENILHIQGEDDHIFPIKHIKNCIPIKNGTHIMVINKAKSISKIIIEALT from the coding sequence ATGGAACAAAAAAAAACTCATATTTATTTTGTACCTGGATTGGCAGCTAGTTCAAAGATATTTGAATTTTTAAAATTTCCAGAAGACAGTTTTAAATTACATTTTTTAGAATGGTTATTACCCGTTTCTGAAAAAGAAAAAATTGAAGACTACGCCAAAAGAATGTGCAATTTAGTTACTAAAGAAAACCCTGTTTTAGTGGGTGTTTCTTTTGGAGGCATTATTGTGCAAGAAATGAGTAAACACATACAGGTTAAAAAAATAATTTTAATTTCTAGCGTTAAAAATAAATACGAGCTACCCAAACGTTTAAAATTAATTAAAAACACCAAAGCTTATAAATTATTCCCTTCACATTCTATTAAAAACTTTGAAGATTTCTCTTCTTATGCATTTGGTGATTTTGCAAAAAAAAGAGTAAAATTATATAAAGAATATTTATCGGTAAGAAATGCCAACTATTTAGATTGGTCCATATACAATGTTCTGCATTGGAAACAAGAAGAAACCCTTGAAAATATATTACACATACAAGGTGAAGATGACCATATTTTCCCTATTAAACATATAAAAAACTGTATTCCAATTAAAAACGGAACACACATAATGGTTATAAATAAAGCAAAGTCTATAAGTAAAATAATTATTGAAGCTCTAACTTAA
- a CDS encoding aldose epimerase family protein, whose amino-acid sequence MILISEDKNSIIKIDKGELISYKKNGEELIHQKKNPGWKNSDTEMFPIIGPTNANNFIVSTPKGNYNQDQHGLLRELEYTLFHQDDTSFVFQKKYAAYTAVENSKYPDKSTVRLISWPYSFSFQKKIELENNGLKISFKINTEKGMPFMLGYHPAFMLNGNLDEVIESKNQQITIPTIIEGGSKAFSILNTNEVKLIKKEGYNLAIKTKGFNNFMLWTEVSNMLCIEPITAYPYVGKEMLSEKLFNKSNGLDQFEVSITPYS is encoded by the coding sequence ATGATATTAATTAGCGAAGACAAAAACTCAATTATAAAAATTGATAAAGGAGAATTAATTAGCTATAAAAAAAATGGCGAAGAATTAATTCATCAAAAAAAGAATCCAGGTTGGAAAAATTCTGATACAGAAATGTTCCCAATAATTGGTCCAACTAACGCTAATAATTTTATAGTTTCTACTCCAAAAGGAAACTACAATCAAGACCAACATGGTCTTTTACGAGAATTAGAATATACGCTTTTTCATCAAGATGATACTAGTTTTGTTTTTCAAAAAAAATATGCCGCTTATACTGCCGTAGAAAACTCTAAATATCCCGATAAATCTACTGTCCGTTTAATTTCTTGGCCTTATAGTTTTAGTTTTCAAAAAAAAATTGAATTAGAAAATAATGGCTTAAAAATTTCATTTAAAATTAATACTGAAAAAGGAATGCCTTTTATGCTTGGTTACCATCCTGCTTTTATGTTAAATGGTAATTTAGATGAAGTAATTGAATCTAAAAACCAACAAATAACTATTCCTACAATTATTGAAGGTGGTAGTAAAGCCTTTTCAATTTTAAATACTAACGAAGTTAAATTAATTAAAAAAGAAGGTTATAATCTAGCTATTAAAACTAAAGGCTTTAACAATTTTATGTTGTGGACAGAGGTTTCTAATATGTTATGTATTGAGCCAATTACTGCGTATCCATATGTTGGTAAAGAAATGCTTTCAGAAAAATTATTTAACAAATCTAATGGATTAGATCAATTTGAAGTTTCAATCACACCTTACAGTTAA
- the ftcD gene encoding glutamate formimidoyltransferase, which produces MNRQLIECVPNISEGRDTTKIKAISSVVETVEGVKLLDVDPGKATNRTVITFVGEPENVIEAAFLLIKKAAELIDMSKHTGEHPRFGATDVCPLVPISGITLEETAVFAHKLGERVGKELGIPGYFYENAAKQEKRKNLASCRAGEYEGLKEKLVNPDWKPDFGPAEFNATVAKTGAIAISARDFLIAYNINLNTTSIRRANAIAFDIREAGRVKYENGITGKKVLDANGQPVRIPGKLKAVKGMGWFIEEYGIAQISYNLTNINITSMHVAFDETVKSATKRGLRVIGSELIGLIPLKAMLDAADYFLKKQERSLGISEEEKIKIAVKSLGLDDLKPFNPKEKIIEYLLEDTTSKKLIDLTVKDFAEETAGESMAPGGGSISAYVGALGVSLGTMVANLSAHKAGWDAKWEFYSDWAVKGQAYKNKLLFLVDEDTNAFNKIIEGFRMPKSNAEEIEARKEAIENATKYATEIPYQVMETAYNSMEVMQAMIAEGLQTSLSDAGVGILCARTAVIGAYFNVRINAKDIKDRMYAEEILNKAKTVYTKTIKIEKEVMSYIDSKM; this is translated from the coding sequence ATGAATAGACAATTAATAGAATGTGTACCAAATATTAGTGAAGGACGCGATACTACTAAAATTAAAGCAATCTCTTCGGTTGTAGAAACGGTTGAAGGTGTAAAATTATTAGATGTAGATCCGGGAAAGGCCACAAATAGAACTGTAATTACTTTTGTTGGTGAGCCAGAAAATGTAATTGAAGCGGCATTTTTACTGATTAAAAAAGCGGCTGAATTGATTGATATGAGTAAACATACCGGAGAACATCCTCGTTTTGGAGCTACAGATGTTTGTCCGCTAGTGCCAATTTCAGGAATTACCTTAGAAGAAACTGCAGTTTTTGCACATAAATTGGGCGAAAGAGTAGGAAAGGAGCTTGGTATTCCAGGTTATTTTTATGAAAATGCAGCGAAACAAGAAAAAAGAAAAAATTTAGCAAGTTGTAGAGCTGGCGAATATGAAGGCTTAAAAGAAAAATTGGTGAATCCAGATTGGAAACCAGATTTTGGTCCTGCAGAATTTAATGCTACTGTTGCAAAAACTGGAGCTATAGCAATTTCTGCACGAGATTTTTTAATTGCTTATAATATAAATTTAAATACAACTTCAATCAGAAGAGCAAATGCAATTGCTTTTGATATTAGAGAAGCTGGGCGTGTTAAATATGAAAATGGAATTACTGGAAAAAAAGTTTTAGATGCAAATGGACAACCTGTACGTATTCCAGGAAAATTAAAAGCAGTAAAAGGTATGGGGTGGTTTATTGAAGAATATGGAATTGCACAAATTTCATATAATTTAACCAATATTAATATTACCTCAATGCACGTTGCTTTTGATGAAACAGTTAAATCTGCTACCAAACGAGGCTTACGGGTAATAGGGTCGGAGTTAATTGGTTTAATTCCGTTAAAAGCAATGCTAGATGCAGCTGATTATTTCTTGAAAAAACAAGAGCGTTCTTTAGGAATATCAGAAGAAGAAAAAATAAAAATAGCAGTAAAATCTTTGGGCTTAGACGATTTAAAACCTTTTAATCCAAAGGAAAAAATTATTGAATATTTATTAGAAGATACAACTTCAAAAAAATTAATTGATTTAACGGTAAAAGATTTTGCTGAAGAAACTGCAGGAGAATCTATGGCTCCAGGTGGAGGATCTATTTCTGCATATGTTGGTGCTTTGGGAGTTTCTTTAGGAACTATGGTTGCAAACCTTTCAGCACATAAAGCTGGTTGGGATGCTAAATGGGAATTTTATTCAGATTGGGCTGTGAAAGGACAAGCTTATAAGAATAAATTGCTGTTTTTGGTTGATGAAGATACCAATGCTTTTAATAAAATAATTGAAGGTTTTAGAATGCCAAAATCTAATGCAGAAGAAATTGAAGCACGTAAAGAAGCTATTGAAAACGCTACTAAATATGCTACCGAAATTCCATATCAGGTAATGGAAACCGCTTATAATTCTATGGAAGTTATGCAGGCTATGATTGCTGAAGGACTGCAAACGTCTCTTTCTGATGCTGGAGTTGGAATTTTATGTGCTAGAACTGCGGTAATTGGTGCTTATTTTAATGTTAGAATTAATGCAAAAGACATAAAAGATCGTATGTATGCAGAAGAAATTTTAAACAAAGCTAAAACGGTCTATACTAAAACAATTAAAATTGAAAAAGAAGTAATGAGCTATATTGATTCTAAAATGTAG